Proteins from a single region of Bdellovibrio bacteriovorus HD100:
- a CDS encoding TetR/AcrR family transcriptional regulator codes for MATQSKEEIYFAVCNAILKMEVAKGHLQWTLSDISRESNVTRSLIYYYFGKEKDKVLEEAYKFVISHIFNMERTKTVGIRERLRDVLRDVKNMPYLFVLYYLEKNAGTQFGKMINEAEALLMKAMKIEFPTLSEIQILEIYLKELGAIAFQLPPERVDDLFADYIKKN; via the coding sequence ATGGCAACTCAATCGAAGGAAGAAATCTATTTTGCGGTCTGTAACGCTATCCTGAAGATGGAAGTGGCCAAAGGCCATTTGCAATGGACCTTGTCTGATATCTCCAGGGAATCCAACGTCACCCGGTCCTTGATTTACTACTATTTCGGGAAAGAGAAGGACAAGGTTCTTGAAGAGGCCTATAAATTCGTCATCTCTCATATCTTCAATATGGAGCGCACCAAGACCGTCGGCATCCGAGAGCGCCTGCGCGACGTCCTGCGGGACGTGAAAAACATGCCGTACCTGTTCGTGCTTTATTATCTGGAGAAAAATGCCGGGACCCAGTTCGGCAAAATGATCAACGAGGCCGAGGCTTTGTTGATGAAAGCGATGAAAATCGAGTTCCCGACTTTAAGTGAAATCCAGATCCTGGAGATTTATTTAAAGGAGCTTGGAGCCATCGCGTTCCAGCTGCCGCCGGAACGGGTCGATGATCTGTTTGCTGATTACATCAAAAAGAATTAG
- a CDS encoding outer membrane lipoprotein-sorting protein: MKQFLPTDNPLLQRDEHTKQVFQLSEAQPFIVTAKIKDPGENWFAKDKIENLKRLTELLANFPGVKNTLSLATVQGAVNNSDGLSVGPLLQNLPEKNWRRETLANPLISPTLISQDARTASVIVNIKALNTKDLLHLRQNLEVTATAAVPFAHIEIGGTPAVQTDVGVLLQTEIRNFVVLGFIACFLVLGLIFANWSPLIISFVIILCANIVVLAVMALAGFPFSVLSSTIPILTTVDVVSLIIHTLLRYAEEQKNQPHLTHQERVIYTFKVLLGPNFFASTTTMIGFLSLLMTKVPLIRDYGVTAAIAIVIGWLVTTLMLFPMLYFMQGPKARDWAWAKARWGLYLFRRSGIWAFLIVLVCSALAIKGQGLSWSARLFDDLPANHQVRLSTETIDRELGGMIPVDVEVKGPSDSWNDPQLMARLDQLLVELREIEGVGSVVGLPDLVAAANLHHSRLPASRSSTAEIFFLYSLSSASPLKNFLTTDSANTRISVRTFDLPSNQLSQVVERIREKATNAFPQMSVEVSGMGSTIHHLNNELSKELIFGFWHSMIAIALVLVFVFRSVRWALVACIPNLVPPAALLGFLAISETPIKPSIAIIFSIALGLAFNNTVYLLERLRYMQKKSNSKELEIEKTLWREGNPCLISSLTLLAGFSVFLASYFAMNRIFGFYMLLSMLAGLVGDLILLPTLLKSCPWLLAPVPWKKEKVMATSAMILLTIFVALAPIPTHAQPLTTEKLGEEMSQRLRSRDEQFLVKMKIIEADGSSKDREMKIWRFSPQKKEHYLLVRMQKPQDLKGTALLATLKGEQEDKWIYLPSTKQTRRLTGESGQGGILGSELSTEDFDFNRDQGAQNVIKKEAEIGGKKYLIVESDVNTTSPSYSKIISYVSATDYVPVKVECFDKQGKLLKTLDFTGYKKVAGGKMRASKISIKNVQNKRATVIVLSQVKIDQGLTAARFTPKALAED; this comes from the coding sequence TTGAAGCAGTTTCTTCCAACGGATAATCCACTTCTGCAAAGAGATGAACACACCAAACAGGTCTTTCAGCTGTCCGAGGCCCAACCCTTCATCGTGACCGCCAAAATCAAAGACCCGGGCGAAAACTGGTTCGCCAAAGACAAAATTGAAAATCTGAAAAGACTCACAGAACTTCTTGCCAACTTTCCGGGGGTGAAAAACACTCTGAGCCTGGCCACCGTCCAAGGCGCCGTCAATAACAGTGACGGCCTGAGCGTCGGCCCCCTGCTGCAAAATCTTCCGGAAAAAAACTGGCGTCGTGAGACGCTGGCAAACCCTCTGATCTCTCCAACGTTGATATCACAGGATGCCCGCACGGCGTCGGTCATTGTAAACATCAAAGCCCTGAACACCAAAGACCTTCTGCATTTGCGCCAGAACCTGGAAGTCACCGCCACAGCAGCTGTGCCATTTGCGCACATTGAAATCGGCGGCACCCCCGCCGTACAGACGGATGTCGGCGTCCTGCTACAGACTGAGATACGCAACTTTGTGGTTTTGGGATTCATCGCCTGCTTTCTGGTGCTGGGGCTGATCTTTGCCAACTGGTCCCCACTGATTATCTCCTTTGTCATTATTCTTTGTGCGAACATTGTGGTTCTTGCGGTGATGGCTCTGGCTGGCTTTCCGTTTTCTGTTCTTTCCAGCACGATTCCAATTTTGACCACGGTGGATGTGGTCTCACTGATCATTCATACTTTATTAAGGTACGCCGAAGAACAAAAGAACCAGCCCCACCTGACTCACCAGGAACGTGTGATTTACACCTTCAAAGTCCTGTTGGGACCCAATTTCTTTGCCTCGACCACCACCATGATCGGTTTTTTAAGTCTGCTGATGACCAAGGTCCCTCTGATTCGCGACTATGGTGTCACGGCGGCAATTGCCATCGTGATCGGCTGGCTGGTCACCACGCTGATGCTGTTCCCCATGCTCTATTTCATGCAGGGACCCAAAGCCCGCGACTGGGCCTGGGCCAAAGCGCGCTGGGGACTGTATTTATTCCGTCGTTCCGGCATATGGGCTTTCCTGATTGTCCTGGTCTGCTCTGCTCTGGCTATCAAAGGGCAAGGACTGTCCTGGTCAGCGCGTTTGTTTGACGACCTTCCCGCCAATCATCAGGTGCGCCTGTCGACTGAAACCATCGACCGCGAACTGGGTGGGATGATTCCAGTGGATGTTGAAGTCAAAGGGCCTTCCGATTCCTGGAACGACCCACAACTGATGGCAAGGCTGGATCAGCTTTTAGTGGAACTCCGAGAGATTGAGGGTGTGGGAAGCGTCGTGGGTCTGCCGGACCTGGTGGCGGCGGCCAATTTGCACCACTCCAGACTGCCCGCCAGCCGCTCTTCGACAGCAGAGATTTTCTTCCTTTATTCCTTAAGCAGTGCCAGCCCCTTGAAAAACTTTTTGACCACCGATTCGGCCAATACCCGTATTTCTGTGCGCACCTTTGATCTGCCCTCGAATCAACTGAGCCAGGTAGTGGAGCGAATCCGCGAAAAGGCCACCAACGCCTTCCCGCAAATGTCTGTCGAAGTGTCCGGCATGGGTTCGACGATTCATCATCTGAACAATGAGCTTTCCAAGGAACTGATCTTTGGCTTCTGGCACTCGATGATTGCGATTGCTCTGGTGCTGGTTTTTGTCTTCCGCTCGGTGCGCTGGGCTCTGGTCGCCTGCATCCCCAATCTGGTCCCGCCGGCGGCCCTGCTGGGGTTTTTGGCGATCTCAGAAACTCCCATCAAACCCAGTATTGCCATTATCTTTTCAATCGCCCTGGGATTGGCATTTAACAACACAGTGTATCTGCTCGAACGCCTTCGTTATATGCAGAAAAAGTCTAATAGCAAAGAACTCGAAATCGAAAAGACCCTGTGGCGAGAAGGGAATCCTTGTCTGATATCAAGTTTGACCCTGCTTGCCGGCTTCTCCGTGTTCCTGGCTTCGTATTTTGCCATGAACCGGATCTTTGGCTTTTACATGCTCTTGTCAATGCTCGCGGGTCTGGTGGGGGATTTGATTCTTCTTCCAACGCTGTTGAAAAGTTGCCCTTGGTTGCTGGCTCCCGTACCGTGGAAAAAGGAGAAAGTCATGGCAACATCCGCAATGATCCTTTTGACAATATTTGTGGCACTGGCCCCGATCCCGACACACGCCCAACCTCTGACTACGGAAAAACTGGGAGAGGAAATGAGTCAGCGTCTGCGCTCCCGGGATGAACAGTTTCTGGTGAAGATGAAGATCATCGAAGCGGATGGCTCAAGCAAAGACCGCGAAATGAAGATCTGGCGCTTCAGCCCGCAGAAAAAAGAACATTATCTTTTGGTGCGCATGCAAAAACCCCAGGACCTCAAGGGCACCGCCCTGCTGGCCACCTTAAAGGGGGAGCAGGAAGACAAGTGGATATACCTTCCCTCCACCAAACAAACTCGCCGCCTGACCGGAGAGTCAGGCCAGGGGGGCATTTTGGGTTCAGAGCTTTCAACCGAAGACTTTGATTTCAACCGTGATCAGGGCGCACAAAACGTCATCAAAAAAGAAGCTGAGATTGGCGGAAAGAAATACCTGATTGTCGAGTCAGATGTAAACACAACCTCCCCGTCCTATTCCAAAATCATCAGCTATGTTTCAGCCACAGACTATGTGCCGGTGAAGGTGGAATGCTTCGACAAACAGGGAAAGCTTCTGAAAACCCTGGACTTTACCGGATACAAAAAAGTCGCAGGCGGCAAGATGCGCGCCTCCAAAATCAGTATCAAGAATGTGCAGAATAAAAGAGCCACCGTCATCGTCCTGTCCCAGGTGAAGATTGACCAGGGCCTGACGGCTGCGCGCTTTACACCGAAAGCGCTGGCAGAGGACTAA
- a CDS encoding PilZ domain-containing protein, whose product MNPKNWFVLTDGQVNGPFDVQEVESRVASAKEAQIWGRGQSEWMTPTKWRQAVKDSSQVAVAANEPEGLWKVRVEGKDHPPMKYSALISFLKGMTDYSTVDVCSDNSNVWKEIYSIPRIVDDLGISRRSHPRVPMVGTLACESPKGEFSCRVISISEGGLGVNDAQNLQIGERFKGTLTSPNLFVTINTTCEVVYVGNDGYAGLRFVGLPEEFKSSIIEYVRKFAMV is encoded by the coding sequence GTGAATCCAAAAAACTGGTTCGTGCTTACAGATGGACAGGTCAACGGCCCTTTCGATGTTCAGGAAGTGGAATCCCGTGTGGCCTCCGCCAAAGAAGCTCAGATCTGGGGGCGCGGCCAAAGCGAATGGATGACGCCGACAAAATGGCGCCAGGCCGTGAAAGACTCAAGCCAGGTGGCGGTGGCCGCCAATGAACCCGAGGGACTTTGGAAAGTTCGTGTGGAAGGCAAAGACCATCCACCGATGAAATACTCCGCCCTGATTTCTTTTCTCAAAGGCATGACCGATTATTCCACAGTGGATGTTTGCTCCGACAACTCCAATGTGTGGAAGGAAATCTATTCCATTCCCCGTATCGTGGATGACCTCGGCATCAGTCGCCGGTCCCACCCCCGCGTGCCAATGGTGGGCACCCTGGCCTGCGAAAGTCCCAAAGGCGAATTCAGCTGCCGGGTGATTTCCATCAGTGAAGGGGGCCTGGGAGTCAATGATGCCCAAAACCTGCAAATTGGGGAACGATTCAAAGGCACTCTGACCAGCCCGAATCTGTTTGTGACGATCAACACAACTTGCGAAGTGGTCTATGTCGGCAATGACGGCTATGCGGGACTCCGATTTGTCGGCCTGCCGGAAGAATTCAAAAGCTCTATCATTGAATACGTGCGCAAGTTTGCCATGGTTTAA
- a CDS encoding NADPH-dependent FMN reductase, with amino-acid sequence MKYIIAGTDRPDSNTLKVSKIIQGIYKELGEAVEIIDLKELKQHLHDDIHYGKPSEALQPYINKVLGSDGLIVVCPEYNGSMPGILKYFIDHLKFPESFEYRPVCFVGLGAMFGALRPVEHLQGVFGYRNAFIFPERVFMMNVFKIINAEGQLTDELMKSLLVKQAKGFQKFAEALKTYKLDANSFIESKKST; translated from the coding sequence ATGAAATATATCATCGCCGGTACAGACCGTCCCGATTCCAACACTCTTAAAGTTTCCAAAATCATCCAGGGAATCTACAAAGAGCTGGGCGAAGCTGTTGAGATCATCGATCTGAAAGAGCTGAAGCAGCATTTGCATGACGACATTCACTATGGCAAACCTTCGGAGGCTTTGCAGCCCTACATCAACAAAGTTCTGGGCAGTGATGGTCTGATTGTGGTGTGTCCAGAGTACAATGGCTCTATGCCAGGCATCTTGAAATATTTCATTGATCACTTGAAGTTCCCGGAGTCCTTTGAATACCGTCCTGTCTGTTTTGTCGGTTTGGGTGCGATGTTTGGAGCTCTTCGTCCGGTGGAGCATCTGCAGGGGGTTTTCGGATACCGCAATGCCTTTATCTTTCCAGAACGGGTCTTTATGATGAATGTCTTTAAGATCATCAATGCTGAAGGGCAGTTGACGGACGAGCTGATGAAGTCCCTGTTGGTCAAGCAAGCCAAGGGGTTCCAGAAGTTCGCAGAGGCCTTGAAGACCTACAAATTAGATGCGAACTCGTTTATTGAGAGTAAGAAGTCGACGTAG